The following are from one region of the Ochotona princeps isolate mOchPri1 chromosome 15, mOchPri1.hap1, whole genome shotgun sequence genome:
- the LOC118757598 gene encoding large ribosomal subunit protein eL30-like has protein sequence MLAAKKTKKLLESINSRLQLVMKSRNCVLGYKQSLKMIRQGKAKLVILSNNCPALRKSEIEYYAMLAKTGVHHCSGNNIELGTACGKYYRVCTLYH, from the coding sequence ATGTTGGCCGCCAAGAAGACGAAAAAGTTGCTGGAGTCCATCAACTCACGGCTCCAGCTGGTGATGAAGAGCAGAAACTGCGTGCTGGGCTACAAGCAGTCCCTGAAGATGATCCGACAGGGCAAGGCGAAGCTGGTCATCCTCTCCAACAACTGCCCGGCCTTGAGGAAATCTGAAATAGAGTATTACGCCATGTTGGCCAAAACTGGTGTCCATCACTGTAGTGGCAATAACATAGAGTTGGGCACAGCATGTGGGAAGTACTACAGAGTGTGCACTCTCTATCATTGA